The DNA region TTGGTCGAATAAAAAGGCAATAACGCCTGCGCCAGGACGGTGTCGCTCATGCCCGGACCGCGGTCGGCCACCTCGATCAGGGTTTCGCGGCCGATGTGGTGGACCGCCAGGCTGACCTCCGTGGCCTCCCCGCCGGCCTCGTGCGCGTTCTTGATCAGATTGATCAGCACCTGCTCGACCTGGGTGCGATCGAACCACCCCGGATGCTCGGGCAAGGGCGCCGCAAGGCGAAATTCTGCGTGCAGAGCCAGATCGTCGAGAAATGGCGCCCAGGGGACCTCGCGGGCCTGCGGCGCGGGCAGTTTGGCAAAGCTGGCGTAGCCGGCAATGAAACTGTGCAGGTGTTTCGCGCGGTCGCCGATGGAGGCGAATACGCCGGGCAAGCGGGCGAGATCGCCGCGACGTGCGAGTTCGGCACCGGAATGCGACAGCGACGAGATGGGCGCCAGGGAATTGTTGAGTTCGTGACTGATGACGCGGATGACCCGTTTCCACGTGTGTACTTCCTGGCGGGAAAGCTCACGCGTCATGCGACGGTACAGCTGAAGCCGGTGAGGCCGCCCCTGCAGACGGAAGCCCCGCTGCGAAAGGTGGAAGGTCTCTTCGCTGCCATCCATCTCGACATTGAACAACGCGTCCTCGCCGGCGCCGGCGGCATCGCGAAGGTTGGCGGGCATGGCTTCGAGCACCGTCGCGAAGTCGAGACCCGCCAACGCCCGGCCTTCGTTGAAGAGATGCCTCGCCGCGATGTTCGCGTAGGTGACCTTGCCTGTCGCATCGGTCAACACGAGGGCGACGGGCGTGTTCTGTACCACGGTGTCCAGCAGCAACTCGCGCTGGGCGAGATGCTGGCGTTGTTCGCGCAGCGTCTGGCCAAGCGCGTTGTGCATGTGGATCAGGTCGCCGAGTTCGTCGTTGCGGCCCGATCCGATCGAGATGCTGAAGTCGCCATCGCGATAACTGGCCAGTGCGCTTTCCAGGGCGCGCATCAGACGACGCAGGGGCTCGACCAGAAGGTGCGCCACCCAGGCCGAGAGCGGCAGCAACACCAGAAGACAGATGACCAGGGCCGTGGTGCCGTCG from Luteibacter mycovicinus includes:
- a CDS encoding sensor histidine kinase; its protein translation is MTIVVAASAIVGALVFAGVSIWPFPQVLAWMRAVPDKTGKVPTPGPIEAFDGTTALVICLLVLLPLSAWVAHLLVEPLRRLMRALESALASYRDGDFSISIGSGRNDELGDLIHMHNALGQTLREQRQHLAQRELLLDTVVQNTPVALVLTDATGKVTYANIAARHLFNEGRALAGLDFATVLEAMPANLRDAAGAGEDALFNVEMDGSEETFHLSQRGFRLQGRPHRLQLYRRMTRELSRQEVHTWKRVIRVISHELNNSLAPISSLSHSGAELARRGDLARLPGVFASIGDRAKHLHSFIAGYASFAKLPAPQAREVPWAPFLDDLALHAEFRLAAPLPEHPGWFDRTQVEQVLINLIKNAHEAGGEATEVSLAVHHIGRETLIEVADRGPGMSDTVLAQALLPFYSTKRSGTGLGLALAREISEAHGGRIALSNRDGGGLRVTLLLPAGPA